Proteins encoded in a region of the Coffea eugenioides isolate CCC68of chromosome 4, Ceug_1.0, whole genome shotgun sequence genome:
- the LOC113768418 gene encoding intracellular protein transport protein USO1-like isoform X1, whose amino-acid sequence MSSQSSSSSENSFDAEELFQFRTRCKELREEKDKLKDSQSQSFELIRRLELHVKTLSEAQTEDKKRIEQLERELNNSSQEIDYLQDQLNARNTQAVCLDEQVCSLQLKLANMEILEEEVIRLREELRNSNFEHSFLMQELENKEVELQKAILCIDRLEESISSAGLDYQCEIESMKLDLLALEQKFFQAKKLQEETALENARMNNLIQDLRHQLQDEKKTIQCLGKENKDLTLMFQKSKMDTKVFCQKVEEQFQGSPVDKDLSLSELGEYIRTCGEILGPLPSKLVVLGDSDAELREKMYKMSHQVHQYELLVERLKEELKEEKLKAKEEAEDLAQEMAELRYQITGLLEDECKRRACVEQISLRRIAELEAELEKERSKGLDDDEHKKSITVFRHMSAA is encoded by the exons ATGTCTAGTCAATCCAGCAGTAGTAGTGAGAATTCCTTTGATGCTGAGGAGCTTTTCCAATTTAGGACTCGATGTAAAGAG TTGAGGGAAGAAAAGGATAAGTTGAAGGATTCACAATCTCAGAGCTTTGAACTGATTAGA AGACTGGAACTTCACGTGAAGACGCTGTCTGAGGCCCAAACAGAAGACAAGAAACGCATAGAGCAGTTAGAAAGAGAGCTCAACAATTCTTCCCAAGAAATAG ATTATCTGCAGGATCAACTAAATGCAAGAAACACACAAGCAGTCTGTCTCGACGAGCAGGTTTGCAGTCTTCAGTTGAAACTTGCAAACATGGAAATTCTAGAGGAGGAGGTCATAAGGTTAAGGGAGGAGTTGAGAAATTCCAACTTCGAGCACTCCTTCTTGATGCAGGAATTGGAGAATAAAGAGGTGGAGCTACAAAAAGCGATCCTGTGTATAGATAGATTGGAGGAGTCAATTTCATCTGCTGGACTAGATTATCAATGCGAAATAGAGAGCATGAAGCTCGATTTATTAGCCTTGGAGCAGAAATTTTTCCAAGCTAAGAAATTACAAGAAGAAACAGCCCTAGAGAATGCTCGGATGAATAATTTGATTCAAGACCTTAGGCATCAACTCCAAGATGAAAAGAAGACCATTCAGTGCTTaggaaaggaaaataaagatcTAACTTTAATgttccaaaaatccaaaatggACACAAAAGTGTTTTGCCAAAAGGTGGAAGAACAATTTCAAGGGTCTCCAGTGGACAAGGACCTGTCCTTGAGTGAATTAGGAGAATATATTAG AACTTGTGGAGAAATTTTGGGACCACTCCCTTCGAAACTTGTAGTCTTAGGAGATTCAGATGCAGAACTGAGGGAAAAGATGTACAAAATGTCACATCAAGTGCATCAATATGAACTTCTTGTAGAACGGCTTAAG GAAGAATTAAAAGAGGAAAAGctaaaagcaaaagaagaagccGAGGACTTGGCACAGGAAATGGCTGAATTAAGGTATCAAATAACAGGATTACTCGAGGATGAGTGCAAAAGACGCGCATGTGTTGAACAAATATCATTGCGAAGAATAGCTGAGTTGGAGGCTGAG CTTGAAAAAGAAAGGTCCAAAGGCCTTGATGATGATGAGCACAAGAAGTCTATCACTGTTTTTAGGCATATGAGTGCAGCATGA
- the LOC113768418 gene encoding myosin-11-like isoform X2 produces MSSQSSSSSENSFDAEELFQFRTRCKELREEKDKLKDSQSQSFELIRRLELHVKTLSEAQTEDKKRIEQLERELNNSSQEIDYLQDQLNARNTQAVCLDEQELENKEVELQKAILCIDRLEESISSAGLDYQCEIESMKLDLLALEQKFFQAKKLQEETALENARMNNLIQDLRHQLQDEKKTIQCLGKENKDLTLMFQKSKMDTKVFCQKVEEQFQGSPVDKDLSLSELGEYIRTCGEILGPLPSKLVVLGDSDAELREKMYKMSHQVHQYELLVERLKEELKEEKLKAKEEAEDLAQEMAELRYQITGLLEDECKRRACVEQISLRRIAELEAELEKERSKGLDDDEHKKSITVFRHMSAA; encoded by the exons ATGTCTAGTCAATCCAGCAGTAGTAGTGAGAATTCCTTTGATGCTGAGGAGCTTTTCCAATTTAGGACTCGATGTAAAGAG TTGAGGGAAGAAAAGGATAAGTTGAAGGATTCACAATCTCAGAGCTTTGAACTGATTAGA AGACTGGAACTTCACGTGAAGACGCTGTCTGAGGCCCAAACAGAAGACAAGAAACGCATAGAGCAGTTAGAAAGAGAGCTCAACAATTCTTCCCAAGAAATAG ATTATCTGCAGGATCAACTAAATGCAAGAAACACACAAGCAGTCTGTCTCGACGAGCAG GAATTGGAGAATAAAGAGGTGGAGCTACAAAAAGCGATCCTGTGTATAGATAGATTGGAGGAGTCAATTTCATCTGCTGGACTAGATTATCAATGCGAAATAGAGAGCATGAAGCTCGATTTATTAGCCTTGGAGCAGAAATTTTTCCAAGCTAAGAAATTACAAGAAGAAACAGCCCTAGAGAATGCTCGGATGAATAATTTGATTCAAGACCTTAGGCATCAACTCCAAGATGAAAAGAAGACCATTCAGTGCTTaggaaaggaaaataaagatcTAACTTTAATgttccaaaaatccaaaatggACACAAAAGTGTTTTGCCAAAAGGTGGAAGAACAATTTCAAGGGTCTCCAGTGGACAAGGACCTGTCCTTGAGTGAATTAGGAGAATATATTAG AACTTGTGGAGAAATTTTGGGACCACTCCCTTCGAAACTTGTAGTCTTAGGAGATTCAGATGCAGAACTGAGGGAAAAGATGTACAAAATGTCACATCAAGTGCATCAATATGAACTTCTTGTAGAACGGCTTAAG GAAGAATTAAAAGAGGAAAAGctaaaagcaaaagaagaagccGAGGACTTGGCACAGGAAATGGCTGAATTAAGGTATCAAATAACAGGATTACTCGAGGATGAGTGCAAAAGACGCGCATGTGTTGAACAAATATCATTGCGAAGAATAGCTGAGTTGGAGGCTGAG CTTGAAAAAGAAAGGTCCAAAGGCCTTGATGATGATGAGCACAAGAAGTCTATCACTGTTTTTAGGCATATGAGTGCAGCATGA
- the LOC113769284 gene encoding pentatricopeptide repeat-containing protein At1g09900-like — protein MGCCILVELPNSQVEDSDFEPSRIIIITEEWDWNSEIEWNLDMVEAFDGYNGNAAAIFDRDNLLNHILMGTIEMRKKLGVCPYLLVEILKLFENREVSFAFFKLVFCDASEFIAQSCCIVAHVLAAEGLRLMAQDVLSCVSSRIGECRSNELVEFMWREHSKYESDFSVLDSLMRAFVNADMGSQALKIWDRMREVRIRPSLSAVSIFFALLIRVGDYGSVWKLFRDMIQRGPCPNIFVYNVMILGFCRKGCVRTGESLLFLMRKYGCEPDVIAHNLLISAYCVRGWTSHALNWAHFMAESGCEPSTATFVTIINSLCKEGNIVEARKMFEEMQEMGVSPGTVTYNALMDGYVKAREIGEANMLYEEMRNMRVAPDGITFNILVAGNYKYGREDDGNRFLRELSMMALIPDCSISDMSISGLCWAGRLDEALHLLKTMLEKGIPVSIIAINSLICAYSRAGLHEKAFEVYNIMTKFGLTPSASTSTSLLIGLTKVGKLQIGLDIFTGKMHQNGRT, from the exons ATGGGATGTTGCATATTAGTTGAGCTCCCAAATTCTCAAGTTGAAGATTCTGATTTTGAGCCGAGCCGTATAATCATAATCACGGAAGAATGGGATTGGAATTCAGAAATTGAA TGGAACTTGGACATGGTTGAG GCCTTTGATGGGTACAATGGAAATGCTGCTGCAATTTTTGATAGGGATAATTTGTTGAATCATATTTTGATGGGCACAATAGAAATG CGGAAGAAATTGGGGGTTTGCCCCTATTTGCTTGTAGAAATCTTGAAATTATTTGAAAACCGCGAagtctcatttgcatttttCAAGTTGGTCTTCTGTGATGCTTCGGAATTCATAGCCCAGTCGTGTTGTATTGTCGCACATGTCTTGGCTGCTGAGGGGTTGAGGTTGATGGCACAGGATGTTCTCTCTTGTGTAAGTAGTAGAATTGGTGAATGTAGGAGTAATGAGTTGGTAGAGTTTATGTGGAGAGAGCATAGCAAGTATGAGTCAGATTTCTCGGTTCTTGATTCTTTGATGAGGGCGTTTGTGAATGCAGATATGGGTTCCCAAGCATTGAAAATCTGGGATAGAATGAGGGAGGTCAGAATTAGACCAAGTTTATCAGCTGTTAGCATTTTCTTTGCGCTGCTAATTAGAGTTGGTGATTATGGTAGTGTATGGAAGTTATTTAGAGATATGATCCAAAGGGGACCTTGCCCGAATATTTTTGTGTATAATGTGATGATTCTTGGCTTTTGTAGAAAAGGGTGTGTTAGAACAGGAGAAAGCTTGTTGTTTTTGATGAGGAAGTATGGTTGTGAACCTGATGTTATTGCACATAATTTGCTAATAAGTGCATATTGTGTGAGAGGCTGGACATCTCATGCTCTGAATTGGGCGCATTTTATGGCGGAAAGCGGTTGTGAACCAAGCACTGCCACATTTGTTACAATTATTAATTCACTCTGCAAGGAGGGCAACATTGTAGAAGCAAGGAAAATGTTTGAAGAAATGCAAGAAATGGGTGTTTCACCAGGCACTGTGACATACAATGCTTTGATGGATGGCTATGTAAAGGCAAGAGAAATTGGTGAGGCTAATATGCTCTATGAGGAAATGCGGAATATGAGAGTTGCTCCTGATGGTATAACTTTTAACATTTTGGTTGCAGGAAACTACAAATATGGGAGGGAAGATGATGGCAACAGGTTCTTAAGGGAATTATCTATGATGGCTTTGATTCCTGATTGTTCAATATCTGACATGTCCATTTCAGGATTGTGTTGGGCAGGAAGGTTAGATGAGGCTTTGCACTTACTGAAGACTATGCTTGAGAAGGGCATACCTGTTAGCATAATTGCCATCAATTCGCTCATTTGTGCTTACAGCAGAGCAGGACTGCATGAGAAAGCTTTTGAAGTGTATAACATAATGACAAAATTTGGTCTTACTCCTTCTGCTTCCACATCTACTTCTCTGCTGATAGGTCTAACTAAAGTAGGGAAGCTTCAAATTGGATTGGATATTTTCACTGGAAAAATGCATCAAAATGGTAGAACGTAG
- the LOC113769285 gene encoding LEAF RUST 10 DISEASE-RESISTANCE LOCUS RECEPTOR-LIKE PROTEIN KINASE-like 2.4 has protein sequence MDHWHPAIKKMTNSFKIKLGQGGYGCVYKGMLHDGSPVTVKVLKESKGSVEEFINEVASISRTSNVNIVTLLCFCFQGCKRALIYESMPNGSLDKFTHGGRSSTHHQLRMQELYKISVGIARGLEYLHHGYNTRILHFDIKPHNILLDKNFTPKIPDFGLAKLCPGKESIVSILSARGTIGYIAPEVFCKTIGGVSHKSDVYSYGIMVFEMVGVREDTEVGVVDHSSDMYFPDWIYKRLDQVDEYLGLYGIWNEEQNELARKMIIVSLWCIQTNPLSRPSISKVVEMLEGELPGLGNPSQTFLVFSSRSIRRFFNNISIWNSLMIL, from the exons ATGGATCACTGGCACCCTGCGATAAAGAAGATGACTAACTCCttcaaaatcaagctaggacaagGTGGCTATGGCTGTGTATACAAAGGAATGTTACACGATGGAAGTCCTGTGACAGTTAAAGTTTTGAAAGAATCAAAAGGAAGTGTAGAAGAATTTATCAATGAGGTGGCAAGTATTAGCAGGACTTCCAATGTCAACATTGTTACTCTTCTGTGTTTCTGTTTCCAGGGTTGCAAAAGGGCTCTTATATATGAATCCATGCCTAATGGATCCCTTGATAAGTTCACTCACGGTGGACGATCCTCTACACATCATCAACTAAGAATGCAAGAACTGTACAAAATTTCAGTAGGAATTGCACGAGGATTGGAGTATTTGCACCATGGATACAATACTAGAATATTGCATTTTGATATTAAACCTCATAACATTCTTCTTGATAAAAATTTCACTCCCAAAATCCCGGATTTTGGCCTGGCTAAACTTTGCCCTGGTAAAGAAAGCATTGTGTCAATTTTAAGCGCAAGAGGAACCATCGGATACATAGCCCCGGAAGTTTTCTGCAAGACCATTGGAGGGGTATCCCACAAGTCAGATGTCTATAGCTATGGGATAATGGTTTTCGAGATGGTTGGAGTAAGAGAGGACACTGAAGTTGGAGTAGTAGATCATAGCAGTGATATGTACTTTCCCGATTGGATATACAAAAGACTAGATCAAGTTGATGAGTAT CTTGGACTGTATGGAATTTGGAATGAAGAGCAGAACGAACTTGCAAGGAAAATGATAATAGTGAGCCTGTGGTGCATACAAACTAATCCCTTGAGCAGGCCATCAATAAGTAAGGTTGTGGAGATGTTAGAAGGGGAACTTCCAGGTCTTGGAAATCCCTCCCAAACCTTTCTTGTCTTCTCCAGCAGGAGCATCAGAAGATTCTTCAACAATATATCCATCTGGAATAGTCTCATGATTTTGTAA
- the LOC113769233 gene encoding SNAP25 homologous protein SNAP33, with protein sequence MFGHKKSPLHRNARHTSVDSRISGSNPFDSDGESDNKQALTTSRRTSSEPSLVTQNTSTNPFDDEEVKGTSSSSYTSNHSARNKYKNDFRDSGGLENQTVQELENYSVYRAEETTKAVNGCLKIAEEMREDATKTLVTLHQQGEQITRTHHAAADIDHDLSRGEKLLGSLGGMFSKTWKPKKNRPIAGPIITRDDAVYRKGSHLEQREKLGLTSAPQGRSNSRAPPAEPTTTLQKVEVEKVKQDDALSDLSNILGELKEMAVDMGSEIERQNKGLDNLETDVEELNFRVKGAAQRGRRLLGK encoded by the exons ATGTTTGGTCACAAGAAATCTCCACTGCATAGGAACGCTAGACATACCTCAGTTGACTCTAGAATTTCTGGCTCAAATCCTTTTGATTCTGATGGTGAGTCAGATAACAAGCAAGCCCTAACAACCTCCAGGAGGACTTCTTCAGAGCCTTCACTAGTTACCCAAAACACGAGTACCAACCCATTTGATGATGAAGAGGTCAAAGGGACTTCATCGTCATCATACACCTCCAATCATTCTGCtagaaataaatacaaaaatgaTTTCCGTGACTCAGGAGGATTAGAGAACCAAACTGTTCAAGAGTTGGAGAACTATTCTGTTTATAGAGCTGAAGAGACAACAAAGGCAGTGAATGGTTGCCTGAAGATTGCTGAGGAAATGAGAGAGGATGCTACTAAAACACTGGTGACCTTGCATCAGCAGGGTGAACAAATAACAAGGACGCATCATGCTGCTGCAGACATTGACCATGATCTTAGTAGG GGTGAAAAGCTTTTGGGAAGTCTAGGAGGCATGTTTTCAAAGACTTGGAAGCCTAAAAAGAATCGTCCGATAGCAGGGCCCATAATAACAAGAG ATGATGCAGTTTATAGAAAGGGTAGCCATCTAGAGCAGAGGGAGAAATTAGGATTGACTTCAGCACCGCAAGGAAGGTCAAATTCACGAGCTCCACCTGCTGAACCAACAACTACATTGCAGAAAGTTGAG GTAGAAAAGGTCAAGCAAGATGATGCGCTGTCAGACTTGAGTAATATCTTAGGGGAACTAAAGGAAATGGCTGTTGACATGGGATCAGAGATTGAAAg GCAGAACAAGGGCTTGGATAATCTTGAGACTGATGTGGAGGAGCTTAACTTCAGAGTCAAGGGTGCCGCTCAGCGCGGTCGCCGGTTGCTGGGAAAGTAG